In the genome of Leptospira licerasiae serovar Varillal str. VAR 010, one region contains:
- the fliQ gene encoding flagellar biosynthesis protein FliQ, with protein sequence MTEVDAITLIRDALFVTLKLSAPILFTAMVVGLIIGILQTTTSIQEPTIAFVPKLLSIFAVIVIFAGWMLQTMTDYTRDLFLMIEKF encoded by the coding sequence ATGACGGAAGTAGATGCAATCACTCTGATCAGGGATGCTTTGTTTGTGACTCTAAAACTTTCTGCCCCCATTTTATTTACTGCGATGGTGGTTGGGCTTATTATAGGAATTTTGCAAACCACAACTTCTATCCAAGAGCCTACGATCGCTTTCGTTCCTAAGTTACTGTCTATTTTTGCAGTAATAGTGATCTTTGCCGGCTGGATGCTCCAAACCATGACTGATTATACCAGGGATCTTTTCCTGATGATAGAGAAGTTTTAG
- a CDS encoding SRPBCC family protein, which produces MSEIKQPEFKEMILTRTINAPRDLVWKAWTDPNMVSQWWGPHGFTAPLCQLDLRPGGEILIHMKDPEGGINPMSGKYKEIVTLEKIVFSSYIAFEMDGKKPAAEIQITILFADKGSQTELQVRALPIKVDPELYPAVEGMEEGWTQTLDKLTAIFA; this is translated from the coding sequence GTGAGCGAGATCAAACAACCTGAATTTAAAGAAATGATACTGACTAGGACTATAAACGCTCCGAGAGACCTGGTTTGGAAAGCTTGGACGGATCCGAATATGGTGTCTCAATGGTGGGGTCCACACGGTTTTACGGCTCCTCTATGCCAATTAGATCTTCGGCCAGGCGGAGAGATCCTGATCCATATGAAAGATCCGGAAGGCGGGATCAATCCGATGAGCGGGAAATATAAAGAGATCGTCACTTTAGAAAAGATAGTATTCTCCTCTTATATCGCTTTTGAAATGGACGGCAAAAAACCTGCAGCGGAAATCCAGATCACTATTCTGTTTGCGGACAAGGGTTCTCAAACGGAACTTCAAGTGCGCGCACTTCCGATCAAAGTGGATCCGGAACTTTATCCTGCAGTGGAAGGTATGGAAGAAGGTTGGACCCAAACCCTCGATAAACTTACTGCAATTTTTGCTTAA
- the fliO gene encoding flagellar biosynthetic protein FliO, which translates to MSRIFQTIHSFFSGFGSLALAFGVFCILSGIAGGLYSQGSEREQMDEVLKKELGTSEKKTSESSTISAPKQEEKKEPATEAAPNPVEERYKPVSDGPSLAGILFRIVLVLGILCGAAYWVLRTLAKSREGSLPVRGEMNLLGSLNLGTNKQLQIVEVTGQIFVLGVADNGINLISEITDTETKARLQRMRDEFKPPEGGFLVTALEQLKDLNIRLTGKSEEEEQTFRQTPGERKEKQRKLKEKLDEIKKERNNLENGLFDLN; encoded by the coding sequence ATGAGCCGAATTTTTCAAACGATCCATTCGTTTTTTTCAGGATTCGGCTCCCTCGCTTTGGCGTTCGGAGTCTTTTGTATTTTATCGGGTATCGCCGGAGGATTGTATTCTCAGGGTTCCGAGAGAGAACAAATGGACGAAGTTCTTAAGAAAGAATTGGGAACCTCCGAAAAAAAGACTTCCGAATCTTCCACAATATCCGCTCCCAAGCAGGAAGAGAAGAAGGAGCCAGCTACCGAAGCGGCACCGAATCCTGTGGAAGAAAGATATAAGCCTGTTTCGGACGGGCCTAGTCTCGCCGGAATTTTATTTAGGATCGTTCTTGTATTAGGAATTCTTTGTGGAGCCGCGTATTGGGTACTTCGCACTCTCGCAAAATCCAGAGAAGGTTCTCTTCCTGTCCGAGGAGAAATGAATCTTCTCGGAAGTTTGAACTTGGGGACGAATAAGCAGCTTCAGATCGTAGAAGTGACTGGACAGATTTTTGTGTTGGGTGTGGCGGATAACGGTATCAATTTAATCTCCGAAATTACTGATACGGAGACTAAGGCGAGACTCCAAAGGATGAGAGACGAGTTCAAACCTCCGGAAGGCGGTTTTTTGGTCACCGCTCTGGAACAATTAAAGGATTTGAATATCCGTCTGACAGGAAAGTCGGAGGAAGAGGAACAAACTTTTCGGCAAACGCCTGGCGAAAGAAAAGAGAAACAGAGAAAACTCAAAGAGAAGTTAGACGAAATTAAGAAGGAAAGGAATAATCTGGAGAACGGATTATTCGATTTGAACTAG
- a CDS encoding EscU/YscU/HrcU family type III secretion system export apparatus switch protein — translation MGSFWKKIFGFFSKIAVLELLHRAWGFFSNAMLEFQHATSHSQPVPATTPFRIDLQLFAAEDEGRTQPASERRRREEREKGNVPKSPEVASAVVLLAGIVLMYLMGEYFFMRSYYLLRKYFFGIRSANVVSSETVGELLNNALADITQLLLPLMGITVVAAIIGNVVQTGFLFAPRALAFNFGRIRPNFKKVLPNRQTLFGLAKSLVKVAVIAWVSYFVIEKDFFKILMLGNMGLEESVALITYTAFKIFIVVGILLLAISIGDYFFQKYEYEEALKMTPSESKREMKEQDGDPSLQARRRQMARDQIKKSKMLAEVPKADVVITNPTHFAVALEYKPNKHRAPVVIAKGVDDFALRIIRVAKANDIATVEDRPMARTLYDEVEIGQEVPAKFYTALSVIFTKLESFRRAFRNAS, via the coding sequence ATGGGCTCCTTTTGGAAGAAGATATTCGGATTTTTTTCTAAGATTGCCGTGTTGGAACTCCTGCACAGGGCGTGGGGATTCTTTTCTAATGCGATGTTGGAATTCCAACATGCTACTTCGCACTCGCAGCCAGTCCCCGCAACTACTCCTTTCCGGATCGATCTGCAATTATTCGCCGCGGAAGATGAGGGACGTACACAACCGGCCAGCGAAAGAAGAAGAAGGGAAGAAAGAGAAAAAGGAAATGTTCCCAAAAGCCCTGAAGTCGCATCTGCAGTCGTTCTTTTAGCAGGCATTGTTTTAATGTATCTTATGGGAGAATATTTTTTCATGAGATCCTACTATCTATTGAGGAAATATTTTTTCGGAATACGTTCTGCGAATGTGGTTAGTTCGGAAACGGTAGGCGAACTTCTGAACAACGCTCTCGCGGATATCACTCAACTTCTTCTTCCTTTGATGGGGATCACAGTGGTTGCTGCGATTATTGGTAATGTAGTCCAGACCGGGTTTTTATTCGCTCCCAGAGCTCTTGCGTTCAATTTCGGAAGGATACGTCCGAATTTCAAAAAGGTGCTTCCGAATCGCCAGACGTTATTCGGTTTAGCAAAATCCTTAGTCAAAGTGGCTGTAATCGCTTGGGTCTCTTATTTTGTAATAGAGAAGGACTTCTTCAAGATACTGATGCTCGGAAATATGGGCTTAGAAGAATCCGTAGCATTAATCACTTATACGGCATTTAAAATTTTTATAGTGGTAGGGATACTTCTACTCGCGATCAGTATCGGAGATTATTTCTTCCAAAAATACGAATACGAAGAAGCCCTCAAAATGACTCCTTCCGAATCCAAAAGAGAGATGAAGGAGCAAGATGGGGATCCTTCTTTGCAAGCTAGAAGAAGGCAAATGGCTAGGGACCAGATCAAAAAAAGCAAGATGCTGGCGGAAGTCCCGAAAGCGGACGTAGTCATTACGAATCCAACCCACTTTGCAGTGGCATTAGAGTATAAGCCTAACAAACATAGAGCGCCGGTCGTGATCGCAAAGGGCGTAGACGATTTTGCATTACGTATCATTCGCGTTGCAAAGGCGAACGATATCGCTACGGTAGAAGACCGTCCAATGGCAAGAACACTTTACGACGAGGTAGAAATCGGTCAGGAAGTTCCTGCCAAATTCTATACGGCCCTTAGTGTGATCTTCACAAAACTCGAATCTTTCCGGAGAGCGTTCCGAAACGCTTCTTAA
- a CDS encoding SRPBCC family protein encodes MKAEISVVGKEIIGIKTLDAPRELVWEVWTDPKQVAIWWGPNGFTNTIHEMSVKPGGIWRFTMHGPDGTDYPNHIQFIEVIKPEKLVYDHGDDANPKQFHVIVLFEEDGPKTKLTMRTIFPSEEEVKNVVKYALDGLRETLGRLQDFLERK; translated from the coding sequence ATGAAGGCAGAAATTTCAGTAGTTGGAAAAGAAATCATAGGGATTAAGACTTTAGACGCACCGAGAGAATTAGTTTGGGAAGTTTGGACTGACCCTAAACAAGTAGCTATCTGGTGGGGACCGAACGGTTTTACGAATACAATTCACGAAATGAGCGTAAAACCGGGAGGGATCTGGAGATTTACAATGCACGGTCCGGATGGAACAGATTATCCGAATCACATCCAGTTCATCGAAGTGATCAAACCTGAAAAACTAGTCTACGACCATGGAGACGATGCCAATCCGAAACAATTCCATGTAATCGTTCTTTTCGAAGAAGATGGTCCCAAAACTAAACTCACCATGAGAACCATTTTCCCAAGCGAAGAAGAAGTCAAAAACGTTGTCAAATATGCATTGGATGGGCTTAGAGAAACTTTGGGACGTCTACAGGATTTTTTGGAAAGGAAATAA
- a CDS encoding DUF2283 domain-containing protein yields the protein MKVIHYPETDSVYIDLADRPSAETREVSTDLNIDLDAEGKLVGIDIHGNASKYVDLSSFLIETIET from the coding sequence ATGAAAGTTATCCATTATCCTGAAACTGATTCCGTTTATATCGATTTAGCTGACCGGCCCTCGGCAGAAACCAGGGAAGTGAGCACGGATCTGAACATAGATTTGGATGCTGAAGGCAAGCTTGTGGGGATCGACATCCACGGAAATGCTTCTAAGTATGTAGACCTTTCTTCTTTCCTGATCGAGACCATAGAAACCTGA
- a CDS encoding flagellar biosynthesis protein FlhA has translation MDKKWYTQSDFILGAGAVAIVGMLVVPLPGFVLDILILFSLALSLLIVLTSLSIKEPSEFSIFPSLLLITTIYRLALNVSTTRQILSKGPAVNSAIIDAFGSFIVGSESGLSKYVVGFIIFLILVIVQVLVITKGATRISEVAARFTLDALPGKQMAIDMELSTGNINEAEARKRRKKIEEEVDFYGSMDGASKFVQGDVRAGLIITAINLVGGVIIGASIRGESFISAIETYGKFTIGDGLVSQIPALLTTVATGIIVTRSGSESDLAKQFKTQLFANSRVLYVVAASMGLGAFIPGLPFIPMVLLAGGLAYLAYSLERTVQEQLEVLEKKEKESVGDRKPRDYYDELRIEPIEIEFGYHLVPLVDASQGGTLMDQISNLRGKFARESGIVIPPIRILDNLEIPPDQFTIKINGVEVGSSTIRPEKLMAMPSAESQDLSSIEGESFLEPAYGRTAKWISADSKGDAESKGFIVVDSSTVIITYLRELLATHASSLLGREEVKKLLDHYRSQYPTLIQELEADKPGNLGMLQQVLQNLLREGLGIRNLVPILETVANKMGKYPNPYVLTEFVRQAISNTIVKDYMVDGKLQVIVVEGRVLDRLNKSLAQDRLEGRDILVLPPDFQRRLLESVADMNRRVQEGRGFPIYVVNREVRMPFAYFLAKEFPPRNFAVLALEEVHSSVPTVIAGELRIAQAQAAEPAEVV, from the coding sequence ATGGATAAGAAATGGTACACACAATCCGACTTCATCCTGGGTGCGGGAGCAGTTGCAATTGTCGGGATGTTGGTAGTTCCTCTACCTGGATTTGTTCTGGATATTTTGATATTATTCAGCTTAGCCTTGAGTTTACTGATCGTTCTGACATCTTTATCCATTAAAGAGCCGTCCGAGTTTTCCATTTTCCCAAGCTTATTGTTGATCACTACGATCTATCGATTGGCTTTGAACGTTTCGACGACCAGACAAATTTTGTCAAAAGGTCCCGCGGTAAATAGCGCTATCATAGATGCATTCGGTTCCTTCATCGTAGGAAGTGAATCTGGTTTGAGCAAGTACGTAGTCGGATTTATTATCTTCTTAATTTTAGTGATCGTTCAGGTTCTCGTGATCACCAAAGGTGCAACCCGTATCTCGGAAGTGGCAGCAAGATTTACATTGGACGCATTGCCCGGTAAACAGATGGCAATCGATATGGAACTTTCCACCGGAAATATTAACGAGGCGGAAGCTCGCAAAAGAAGAAAGAAGATAGAGGAAGAAGTGGACTTTTACGGTTCCATGGATGGAGCGAGTAAGTTCGTGCAAGGTGACGTGAGAGCTGGACTTATCATCACAGCGATCAACCTAGTTGGAGGAGTCATTATCGGAGCAAGTATCCGCGGAGAATCCTTTATATCCGCGATCGAAACCTACGGAAAGTTCACTATAGGTGACGGACTTGTTTCTCAAATCCCAGCGCTTCTCACAACTGTTGCAACGGGTATAATTGTTACCCGTTCCGGATCCGAATCGGATCTTGCAAAACAATTTAAGACCCAGCTATTTGCGAACTCCAGAGTATTGTATGTAGTAGCCGCTTCCATGGGTCTTGGCGCATTTATACCTGGTTTACCTTTTATTCCGATGGTGCTTCTTGCAGGCGGACTTGCGTATCTTGCATATTCCTTGGAAAGAACAGTGCAAGAACAGCTTGAGGTTTTGGAGAAGAAGGAAAAAGAATCTGTGGGGGATCGCAAACCTAGGGATTATTACGACGAACTTAGGATAGAGCCTATCGAGATCGAATTCGGTTATCATTTGGTGCCGTTAGTGGACGCTTCTCAAGGCGGAACATTGATGGATCAGATCTCCAACTTAAGAGGAAAGTTTGCGCGTGAAAGCGGGATCGTCATTCCTCCGATCCGTATATTAGATAATTTGGAAATACCTCCGGATCAATTCACGATTAAGATCAACGGAGTGGAGGTAGGTTCCAGCACTATCCGTCCTGAAAAACTGATGGCGATGCCTTCCGCGGAAAGCCAAGATCTTTCCTCTATCGAAGGAGAATCTTTCTTAGAACCTGCTTATGGAAGGACTGCGAAATGGATCTCTGCGGATTCGAAAGGAGATGCGGAGTCCAAAGGATTTATCGTGGTGGATTCTTCCACCGTTATCATAACATATTTGAGAGAATTACTCGCGACTCATGCTTCCAGTTTACTTGGAAGAGAAGAAGTCAAAAAACTTCTGGATCATTACAGATCTCAGTATCCGACTCTCATCCAAGAATTGGAAGCAGACAAGCCGGGAAATTTGGGAATGCTCCAGCAAGTTCTTCAAAATCTTCTCAGAGAAGGTTTGGGAATTCGAAACCTGGTCCCGATTTTGGAAACTGTCGCAAACAAGATGGGCAAGTATCCGAACCCGTACGTTCTTACGGAATTCGTAAGACAGGCAATCTCCAATACGATCGTAAAAGATTATATGGTGGATGGAAAACTACAAGTCATTGTGGTAGAAGGCCGGGTGCTCGACAGATTGAACAAATCTCTGGCGCAAGATCGTTTGGAAGGAAGGGATATTTTAGTCCTTCCTCCCGATTTCCAAAGAAGACTATTGGAATCCGTTGCGGATATGAACCGAAGGGTACAAGAAGGAAGAGGATTCCCGATCTATGTGGTCAACAGAGAGGTGAGAATGCCTTTCGCTTATTTCTTAGCGAAAGAATTCCCGCCTAGGAACTTTGCGGTGCTCGCTTTAGAAGAGGTGCATTCTTCCGTTCCTACGGTAATCGCGGGAGAGCTCAGGATCGCACAAGCCCAGGCGGCGGAACCCGCAGAAGTGGTTTAA
- the fliP gene encoding flagellar type III secretion system pore protein FliP (The bacterial flagellar biogenesis protein FliP forms a type III secretion system (T3SS)-type pore required for flagellar assembly.) — MRHNSVMWKILSGVLLFTILIVAIPEETYAQAKAPRIPIPNLNINVNEAKGPRETSLSLMILFLVTILSLAPAIVMSLTSFTKIVIVLDFVRRALSIQNLPPNQVMVGLALFMTFFIMAPTLNIVYEKGLNPYMEGKIDTNEFFDKSMIPLREFMMRQIGTSGAKDVALFLKIGKVENVESFDDVPNYVLIPAFMLSEIKKAFWIGIIIFIPFIVVDLVVASALLSMGLNMLPPVMVSLPFKLILFVLVDGWNLIVYELVRSYK, encoded by the coding sequence ATGAGACATAACTCGGTTATGTGGAAGATACTTTCGGGTGTTCTTCTTTTTACCATATTGATCGTTGCAATCCCGGAAGAAACTTACGCGCAAGCCAAGGCCCCTAGGATTCCGATTCCGAATTTGAATATCAATGTGAACGAAGCAAAAGGTCCGAGAGAGACAAGTCTTTCTTTGATGATTCTTTTTTTGGTCACTATTCTTTCTTTGGCTCCTGCCATTGTGATGTCCCTGACTTCTTTTACCAAGATAGTGATTGTTTTGGATTTTGTAAGAAGGGCTCTTTCTATTCAGAACCTTCCACCTAACCAAGTAATGGTGGGGCTCGCATTATTCATGACATTCTTCATTATGGCGCCCACTTTGAATATCGTGTACGAGAAAGGTTTAAATCCGTACATGGAAGGTAAGATAGACACAAACGAATTTTTCGATAAGTCCATGATCCCTCTTAGGGAATTTATGATGAGGCAGATCGGGACAAGTGGAGCCAAGGATGTGGCTTTGTTCTTAAAGATCGGTAAAGTGGAGAATGTGGAATCATTCGACGATGTTCCGAATTACGTTCTGATTCCCGCCTTCATGCTTTCGGAAATAAAGAAAGCGTTTTGGATCGGGATCATAATATTTATTCCTTTTATAGTAGTCGATCTTGTGGTCGCTTCCGCACTTCTCTCCATGGGTTTGAATATGCTTCCTCCTGTGATGGTGAGTTTACCGTTTAAATTGATCTTATTCGTTCTGGTGGATGGTTGGAATTTAATCGTCTACGAGCTCGTAAGGAGTTATAAATGA
- a CDS encoding MFS transporter, with protein MSETKTENIPKATRKEWIGLAVIALPCLLYAMDLTVLYLAAPQLSADLNPTPSQQLWIMDIYGFLVAGFLVIMGNLGDRIGRRKLLLYGAAAFGVASVLAAFSPSSEILILTRAILGITAATLAPSTLSLIRNMFLDPEERTFAIGIWGMSFSLGGAIGPLAGGVLLEYFWWGSVFLMSVPIMILLLIVGPKLLPEFKDPNSGKMDLPSAVLSLVSVLSIIYGLKQIAENGFGIVPTLTILAGLLIGVIFIKRQTTLADPMIDLQLFKLPAFSAAVIGNTMTIFVGLGGFLFISQYLQLVLGLSPLEAGLWTLPGAAGNVIGSLTIPIIARNMRPLYAMLGGLFLLAIGMLLYALINIENGIWMIIAGSIIMSFGICTVVILGTDIIVGSAPPERAGAAASISETAAEFGGVLGIAVLGSIGVAIFKSRINSIDLPGLTPEQLESSHNTLASAVAVAKELPEPTRQILLTTAQGAFTDSLHFVSFLSVGISVALAFAIFFILRDRKEPKVVAEPAELDKVAR; from the coding sequence ATGTCTGAAACTAAAACTGAAAATATTCCCAAAGCCACACGAAAAGAATGGATTGGCTTAGCGGTAATCGCACTCCCCTGCCTTCTATACGCAATGGATTTAACGGTTCTTTATTTGGCGGCTCCCCAATTGTCCGCAGATCTGAATCCGACCCCTTCTCAACAATTATGGATCATGGATATCTACGGCTTTTTGGTCGCAGGTTTTCTTGTGATTATGGGAAATTTGGGAGATAGGATCGGGCGCCGTAAACTTCTTCTCTATGGAGCAGCTGCATTCGGAGTGGCATCGGTTCTTGCTGCATTTTCGCCTAGTTCCGAAATTTTGATCTTAACTCGTGCAATTTTAGGTATCACGGCGGCCACCTTAGCTCCTTCTACTCTATCATTAATTCGTAATATGTTTTTGGATCCTGAAGAAAGGACTTTTGCGATCGGTATCTGGGGTATGAGCTTCTCTTTAGGCGGAGCGATCGGACCTCTTGCAGGCGGTGTTCTTTTAGAATATTTCTGGTGGGGATCCGTCTTCTTGATGAGTGTCCCTATTATGATCCTTCTTCTTATTGTCGGTCCTAAACTTCTTCCGGAGTTTAAGGATCCGAATTCAGGTAAGATGGACCTACCTAGTGCAGTTCTATCCCTGGTATCTGTGCTTTCTATCATCTATGGATTGAAACAGATCGCGGAAAATGGTTTTGGAATTGTTCCTACTCTTACCATACTTGCCGGACTTTTGATTGGAGTGATCTTTATCAAAAGACAAACTACTCTGGCAGATCCAATGATAGATCTTCAGTTGTTTAAACTTCCGGCATTCAGCGCGGCTGTTATTGGAAATACGATGACCATCTTTGTAGGATTAGGAGGATTCCTATTTATTTCTCAATATTTACAATTGGTTTTAGGACTTTCTCCTTTAGAAGCAGGACTTTGGACTCTACCCGGAGCAGCCGGGAATGTGATCGGTTCTCTTACAATTCCGATTATCGCTCGTAATATGCGTCCATTATATGCAATGTTAGGTGGCCTTTTCTTACTCGCAATTGGTATGCTCCTCTATGCTCTGATCAATATTGAGAATGGAATTTGGATGATAATAGCAGGATCAATAATCATGTCCTTCGGGATATGCACAGTTGTGATCTTAGGAACAGACATCATCGTAGGTTCTGCCCCCCCGGAAAGAGCGGGAGCTGCTGCCTCTATTTCTGAGACAGCGGCAGAGTTCGGAGGAGTTCTCGGAATTGCAGTACTCGGAAGTATAGGCGTCGCGATTTTCAAATCCAGGATCAATTCAATTGATCTACCTGGGCTTACTCCCGAACAATTAGAAAGTTCTCATAATACTTTAGCTTCCGCGGTTGCCGTAGCGAAAGAACTTCCGGAACCTACTAGGCAAATACTGCTTACCACCGCCCAAGGCGCATTTACCGATTCTTTGCATTTTGTTTCTTTTTTGAGCGTTGGGATCTCTGTTGCTCTGGCATTTGCGATCTTCTTCATATTAAGGGACAGAAAAGAACCCAAAGTAGTCGCAGAACCGGCAGAACTAGACAAAGTAGCAAGATAA
- the fliN gene encoding flagellar motor switch protein FliN: protein MGEGSLSQEEIDALLAGANDTFDPGSSMAAGGGSKEAAGLSPVDRDLLSDFLSHCFMTAGNTLAAILSKTSNFMNPTSEAKSRKDVEAELKSNTFLLYSTYSGNLNGRVVLAMGADNAARIANMMMGGFDSGGLDEGQLQTLRDSLTPIMGALQSQIAAKTGGGVNGSPAETRHVTSPAALVLPEGDPLVRTFFNLAIEGLPSFRVQFILSLSMANDILSLSKRSGGGGGGDYASGGYQGGMGGGGISQVGMKGVSFPNLATASGAQGTPNLNLLMDVQMSVTVELGRTKMYIKDILGLGEGSIIELDKLAGEPVDLLVNGKLIAKGEVVVIDENFGVRVTDIVSPADRIKPESGGG, encoded by the coding sequence ATGGGTGAAGGATCCCTTTCCCAGGAAGAAATAGATGCCCTTTTAGCGGGTGCAAATGACACATTCGATCCAGGCAGTAGCATGGCTGCCGGAGGCGGGTCCAAGGAAGCTGCCGGTCTTTCTCCGGTAGATAGGGATCTTCTGTCCGATTTTCTTTCTCATTGTTTTATGACTGCTGGAAATACTCTAGCCGCTATTCTTTCCAAAACTTCTAATTTTATGAATCCTACTTCCGAGGCAAAGTCCCGGAAGGATGTGGAAGCGGAACTTAAATCCAACACGTTTTTATTATATTCTACCTATTCCGGAAATCTGAACGGTAGAGTTGTGCTTGCAATGGGCGCGGATAATGCGGCTCGCATCGCGAATATGATGATGGGTGGCTTTGATTCAGGTGGCCTAGACGAAGGCCAACTACAAACATTAAGAGATAGTTTAACTCCTATCATGGGGGCTCTTCAGTCTCAGATCGCTGCTAAGACCGGTGGTGGAGTGAACGGGTCTCCTGCGGAGACCAGGCATGTAACTTCTCCGGCTGCGTTAGTGCTTCCTGAAGGTGATCCACTAGTTCGTACATTCTTCAATTTAGCGATAGAAGGACTTCCATCCTTCAGAGTTCAATTCATTCTCTCTTTATCTATGGCGAATGATATTCTCTCTCTTTCTAAAAGATCCGGAGGAGGAGGGGGAGGAGATTACGCTTCCGGTGGCTACCAAGGCGGAATGGGCGGTGGCGGAATTTCTCAGGTAGGAATGAAGGGCGTTTCTTTCCCGAACCTTGCTACTGCAAGCGGTGCCCAAGGCACGCCGAACCTGAACCTTCTCATGGACGTTCAAATGTCTGTGACAGTGGAACTCGGAAGAACCAAGATGTATATTAAAGATATCTTAGGTTTGGGAGAAGGTTCCATCATCGAATTAGACAAGCTTGCAGGTGAGCCTGTGGATCTTTTAGTAAACGGTAAGTTGATTGCGAAGGGAGAGGTCGTGGTCATCGACGAAAACTTCGGTGTGCGTGTAACGGATATCGTAAGTCCGGCCGATAGGATCAAGCCGGAGTCAGGAGGCGGATGA
- the fliR gene encoding flagellar biosynthetic protein FliR, which produces MEYFIGNFQVFLLILARIVGLLSVAPVFSFASISFPQRMTLGFLISVILFPVSASFVPPIPGNMIDYGLIVMAEALIGILMGFLVSLVFSSFQMAGEFFNVQLGFGYAEILDPISQTSLPVISTLKNMLGMLLFLSLGAYRFLFESLVYSFEKVQVLKLVPEIQDGLYKAMEEAVGAMFLVAFKISLPILGVLFLVTVSEALMGKAAPQLNILQLSFPIKIAIGLIVMILIVPFLITQMDNAFQLSFEKMNLMLKGWPN; this is translated from the coding sequence ATGGAATACTTTATAGGAAATTTCCAAGTCTTTCTTCTGATCCTGGCAAGGATCGTGGGGCTTCTATCCGTAGCTCCTGTGTTTTCCTTTGCCTCCATCAGTTTTCCGCAAAGAATGACTCTTGGTTTTCTGATCTCGGTGATCTTATTTCCTGTAAGCGCTTCCTTTGTTCCTCCGATCCCGGGCAATATGATCGATTACGGTTTGATTGTTATGGCTGAGGCTCTGATCGGGATACTCATGGGATTTTTGGTGAGTTTGGTTTTTTCTTCATTCCAAATGGCGGGAGAATTTTTTAACGTTCAACTTGGTTTCGGTTACGCGGAGATCTTGGACCCGATCTCTCAAACAAGTCTTCCCGTTATCAGCACTCTAAAAAATATGTTGGGTATGCTCCTATTCCTTTCTTTGGGAGCTTACCGTTTCCTGTTCGAAAGTTTGGTATATTCTTTCGAGAAAGTACAGGTCTTAAAACTCGTGCCTGAGATCCAAGATGGTCTATACAAGGCAATGGAAGAAGCGGTAGGTGCGATGTTCCTAGTCGCTTTTAAAATTTCTTTGCCGATACTTGGAGTTCTTTTTTTAGTCACAGTTTCGGAAGCGCTGATGGGAAAAGCAGCTCCTCAGTTAAATATTTTACAGCTTAGCTTTCCCATTAAGATTGCGATCGGTCTTATTGTGATGATCCTGATCGTTCCATTCTTGATCACTCAGATGGACAATGCATTCCAGCTTTCTTTCGAGAAGATGAACCTAATGCTGAAAGGGTGGCCGAATTAA
- a CDS encoding ArsR/SmtB family transcription factor, producing the protein MVKYETQSDRLSNTFAALADPTRREILLYLVSGEATVKELAEPFNMSLPGISKHLKVLEKAGLIERGREAQWRPCRIRPDGLKEASGWLDHYRHFWEESLDRLDAYLQQLQAKNKEPEK; encoded by the coding sequence ATGGTTAAATACGAGACACAATCCGATCGACTGAGCAATACTTTTGCCGCTCTGGCAGACCCAACCAGGAGGGAGATCTTACTCTATCTGGTTTCAGGAGAGGCAACTGTTAAGGAACTTGCAGAACCCTTTAATATGAGCCTCCCCGGAATTTCCAAACACCTAAAGGTTTTGGAAAAGGCGGGCTTGATTGAAAGAGGGAGAGAGGCTCAATGGAGGCCTTGCAGGATCCGACCTGACGGCTTAAAGGAAGCTTCCGGATGGCTGGATCATTACCGTCATTTTTGGGAAGAAAGTTTGGATCGTTTAGATGCGTATCTACAACAACTCCAAGCTAAAAATAAAGAGCCGGAAAAATAG